In Silene latifolia isolate original U9 population chromosome 6, ASM4854445v1, whole genome shotgun sequence, the genomic window ATCATACCCATCTCATTGATATCAATGGCACGAAAATTGAACTCTATGGATGCAAAATTGCTATGTCGTAACACTTTCAACTTTCCAAGCAGCTTTCAACTCCATTATATATATTGATTTATGGCTCCATCGTCAATTAAGATAGCTCAACATAAAGCGATGCGCTAGCAACAGGGAGGGAAAAGACGATAAAAATAAATTTCTCCATAGGCTAATAATGAGGAGGAGAAGGAAGATCCATGGTGCATACTGTATATATACACAAAGAGTCTCTATTTCACTCTAATACAAAGACTACCAAACGTACGTGATTTAAATTTTGCATTATTATATATTTTATTGTTATTCTTTTGTTTTTTACTTTTAGAGTTTAATAAAGGTTGGAGACTCTAATATTGCTCGAAAAaaacttcctttaataatatagatagatagatatatataGATTACTTCTATTTAAAAAAGTGATTTGAGTTTTTTTGGGCTTTAACATATGGAGCTGgtcttatatactccctccaattttcttttatcttcccctttcttttggacacaaaaattaagaaagggggaagaaagaaggaataaagtagaataaagtattgtaagttgtgaaatttataggggagagaaaataataaataataaataatgaataaataatagataaagtaatgggagttgttgattttttaggagagagaaattaataaaaaatgaatgaaatttaccaaaaaaggaaagagagaagataatcaaacttgtgtaaAAAAGGAAAGTGGGgagataataggaaattggatGGAGTAATAATTTGTGTAAATTAACACATGTATTAGTGATTGTTCTATTATAATTGTATATAAATATTTGATTCATTTTAAGTTTAAAACGCACGgattttaaatgagaatttggATATAGTAAAAATACGTGATTTAGCTAGCAAGACGAGCTTCCATATATTCTAGTTTTTTTTGTCAGAAGGTACCTAACATTTAGGCCACTTTGCATGGAAGTACCTAATATTATTTTTTTGTCCAAAAGTACCTTAAGTTTATAATTCACTTGCTAAGAAGTACCAATAGACAATTTCGGTTAAAAAAACTCAACTTTAGGGCTTGACTAGACGGAAAACCTGAATTTGTTTGCTTCTCTCCTTAATCCCTTTCTTAAAAACTATTAATAATCATATAATTTAATCTATTTATCTCATCTCTAATCATGTTTAATATATTTACTCCCCTACCTCACCACCTTTTCTCTCCGCTTCATCTCCTATTCCGACCACCTTATCTCCTTCCTCACCTTAAATGAAGTGCAATTATATGATTTGAATGAAAAAACATGGTTTTTGTTAATTCAAGACGAATTTTGACTTTTTTTCTTAATGAAAAACGTTAGTTGGTACTTGTTAACAAAGGATATATAAACTTTAGGTACCTTTAGGCAAAAAAAATAATGTTAGATACCTGCGCGTAAAGTGGCCTAAATGTTAGatactttttgaaaaaaaaaaaaccctatatTCTACTCCTAAACGAGACACGCAGCGGTTTGGATGGTCACACATTCCAGTTTTGACTTGAAGACCAAGACATTCAAGATTGACCCAACAAGTCAACTACCATTTGCAAAGCTAACTCTTGAATAGTTGTATGAGAAGAGTTAGTTGGGCATTCTTAAATTTTGTACTTTTGCGGTGGTAGGTATTAGGGCAGAGCAAAAAAACCGATTATCCgaactgatccgatatccgatccgaatccgatccgaaaaagtggatatctgatccgaaaagTAGTTTGGATCAGATATCCGAACCGAAACTTTCGGATACGGATCAGATATCGGATAGTAGTTTAAAAAATTTCGGATATCCGATATCCGATAACCATCctccaaatttatttataaaaaaaaaaacaaaaaaaaaaaatatatatttataaGCAAGGCTCCTCCTGCCAAACCCTAATCTAAGTTTCTAACTACTCATTTCAATTTATACAACTTCCGTCATCTTCATTTGCTCCCTTCTCTTATCTCTCTATACTCTCTCTTGACCACCAATCACCATAAGTCATCCTCCTCTGAATCTCTGATCTCCTTCCATCGTCGTCGTTCTACCACCACTACACCGATCTCCTTCCATACTCACCTTTTTGCAGACCACCGTCGTCCTCCTACCACCACTATCACCATCAAATACGATCTCCCTACCCACTGTTGCCGTAGTCGTCCTCCGTCGCCGACCTCTTTCCTCATCGCCGCCCTCATTCACTCGTCCACCTCCTCACTCTCTCCCCACCAGCAGACGACGCAACAACCACCATTGGCGCCACCACAAGGCAGATTTAATTGCGATCTAATTTGTATATTAATGATCTGATGATGCATATGTATTGATTTTTGTTTCGGGTATCTCATATATGTCACTTGTCTTTGTGCATGATTGTTTCTTTGTGCAAGATTGTTTCCTTGTGTATGTCACCAGCAGATTTAATTGCTCACAAATTTGATACCCAAGCTCATAAATcaagttttgtttgattttgtggGTAAACAGTGAGATTTTGGATTTTTCGGATCAATATTGGAtaattggatatccgatccgaaatttTCGGATACTAAAAATCGGATATCCGAATGTTTCGGATCAGATATtggataatgaaatttgtgagtttCGGAtacggatatccgatccgaaatcggtttcggatcggatatctgATCCATACTCTGCCCTAGTAGGTATGCATCTATGATCTATGACATACTACTACTATTTAAGAATAACCTTATTATTACATATTCTTAGATAAAATGGAGTGTAGTGAAGGAAACAAAATGAAAATTTTATGTCTCCATGGATTCAGAACTAGTGGAGCTTTTCTCAACAAGCAAATCACCAAATGGGGTCCTATTTTTGCCAATTTTGATTTGGTATGCTTCTACAACCATCTCTTAAGTGAGACCGACTACTTAATACAATGTTTGTATTTTTATATTACAGTCTAATTTATATTGAAACAAAACAATGAGATACAGGATTTCCCAGATGGTTTATTTCGTGCAGGAGGCAAATCAGACATTGAGGGCATTTTCCCACCTCCCTACTTTGAATGGTTTCAATTCAACAAGGAATTTACTGAGTATGATAACTTGGAAGAGTGTATATCATTTCTATGTAAATACATTACTACCAATGGACCCTTTGATGGTCTCCTTGGCTTCTCCCAGGTAACCTATTTCTCTACATTTTCAACACACTCATCTTTTACTTCATGGTCTTGTTAAGTCATCTCGGTTAATTAATAATTATATTGTTTCGACAGGGAGCTACACTTTGTGCCCTCTTGGCCGGATACCAGCTCCAGGGAAAAATATTGAAGGATCATCCTCCTATCAAGTTCTTGATTTCGGTATCAGGTTCTAAATTCAGGGCTCCTCACATTTGTGATGTTGCCTTTAAAGACCCTATTGTTGCGAAATCAGTTCACTTCATTGGGGATAAGGACTGGTTGAAACTTCCTTCTGAAGATCTTGCTTCTGCTTTTGTGGATCCTCTTATTATAAGACATCCCGGAGGCCACACTGTTCCAAGATTAGGTATACTTTCTTCCTCAAAACCTGTATAGTTTGATTCCATTGCAATGGGCCATATTTACATTTGACCCCCTTTACCCCCATAGTTTGATTAGGTATACTAAAGTAATGATGTTGTTCTTATTGAGATGGGTGGCTAATAATTTGACTGGAATAAATAGACGAGGCAGGAATTGAGCAGATGGCGAATTGGACAAAAGGTCTTCTGGCTGAGACAAGTGCCTCTAAAGATGATGTGCTAAAAGCTAAGGTAGCAGAAAAGGAAGCAGTAGAGACAGTAAGCAAAGCTTCAAAAGACGATGGAGGTTCGATTGAGATGAAAATGGAGACAGCAGACGTTGAGGCAGTACAAGCTTGAGCTTATTGTTGTGTGAGAAAGCATTAGTCAAGTATGGTCTATGGAGTATTAGTtatcttaattatttaattatgctAATAATGCAAAGTTTCATGTATGCTGAAATTTGCATTTGTGTGAATTTTGAGTTTTTCACTATTATGTCCAATGGAAACTACTTCTCATCCAAAAGATCAAGGTCCCAGATTCCAGAAAAATAACCAAGgttctataaatatatattttCGGGTGTAAAGAGAGCCGCTACGTCCGTTTTAATGCTACTGGTTTCGAACTCAGTCATCATAAGGTACCACAGTTCACTGATGGTACCGGTTAAGGTAGACGACATCAGTCTATAAAATGAGCAAACAAGCATTTTACTTGAATTTCAGTCCCTTAATTTGGTTAGACCTTGGTCACTGATAGACTGATGTCGTCTGTTATGCTACTCAAAGGATTAAAGGAGGGTTCTCTAAAAATTCAAGAAAATTATAGAGGATTAGAGATATTAATCAAGTTACATTTACATTGataactagattttgtgcccgtgcgttgcacgggtttcaaATTTGTTCTTCCTTTAATTGTTTAGATCTTTTAATATCATTTTGAATGATACGTAAAAGTTGTATTTCAATTACATAAACGTAAGGCTCTAGGAATAGGAATTACAATTTGTTAGAATAagataattacaaattattttaaagttttATCCTTTAAGTTTTCACTTTTCAAATTTATAGATAAATTTTCTGATGGAATATAATTTAGTAATTTGTAAATTAAGTTAGTTATCCGTACGTAAAACACCATATAGTTATAGTAAATGAAACTTTCATTAAATGCTTTGCTTATCACCCAAATACTTAGCTCAACGATTGTCATCACCTCATTATACAATGTAAACTCCTCAAAACTGCAAGTCGTTTACCTAACTATGTTGTTTATCCCCATTGTTTATCTCCCtatcaaataaataaatgtataaaCCCTCAAAACTCGTAGTTGTTAACCAATTTATTTGTACTTTTTGGTTAATTAAGTAGCATTAGAATTGTAGAACGGTAGAAGTGTCAAATTAACGGGAAGAGCTTCATCTAATAATGTAGTTCTATTTTCTAGATAAatggaaaaatacaataaaatattacaccAATTGTGTTCaagtaaaaatttaaaaaaaaaatgataataaaatgataATTTCCTTTATGAGAGAGGTCTTTTATTGAGATTAATGAGAGACCATCTTTAATCAATTGAATCAATTAGGGCAAAAGGGGTGTTAATTTTGCTAAATTAGGACGTGGGTTAGGGTTAATTTTGCAGGGTACTTGGTTTGTGCAAATGGGTTTCTCGTTTTTTAGCGATTTGATTGTGAATAATTGTCATTTGCATAGGGAAAGTAGTAGGAAAAGTAGTCACAATAGGAGTTATCACTCTACTCTCAGCATGATATCAGTTTATTATATTACGCTATGGAACTGTCATTAAGCTAACTTGTATCCTGCCTGTGGCCAGGGACGAAGCTATGCCTGGGCTGTATGGGCCATGGCTCGGGCAAGCTTTGAAGGAATAATTAAACACTTTCTTAAAAGCTCCTTTTCCTAGAATTAA contains:
- the LOC141586779 gene encoding uncharacterized protein LOC141586779, yielding MECSEGNKMKILCLHGFRTSGAFLNKQITKWGPIFANFDLDFPDGLFRAGGKSDIEGIFPPPYFEWFQFNKEFTEYDNLEECISFLCKYITTNGPFDGLLGFSQGATLCALLAGYQLQGKILKDHPPIKFLISVSGSKFRAPHICDVAFKDPIVAKSVHFIGDKDWLKLPSEDLASAFVDPLIIRHPGGHTVPRLDEAGIEQMANWTKGLLAETSASKDDVLKAKVAEKEAVETVSKASKDDGGSIEMKMETADVEAVQA